In Thermodesulfobacteriota bacterium, the DNA window ATCTCCTGGCCGCCTGCCCGCCGCCGGCCCTGGCCGCCGGCCAGGAGCCGCGGCGGCCGGCGTCTTGCGATGTGGCCATCATCGGCATGGCCGGCTTCTTCCCCGGCGCCTCAGACCTGGCCGGCTTCTGGGAGAACATCCTGGACCGCCACGACGCGGTGACCGAGGTGCCGGCCAGCCGCTGGGACTGGCGCCACTACTTCGATCCGGATCCCAAGGCCCGGGACAAGGTCGTATCCCGCTGGGGCGGCTTTCTCGACCCCGTGCCTTTCAATCCCCTGGCTTACGGCATGCCACCGGCCACCATCCCCTTTGTCGAGCCCCTGCATCTCATCACCCTGGAGGCGGTGCGGGCGGCCCTTACGGACGCCGGGTACGAGGACCGGGATTTCCCCCGGGAGCGCACCGCGGTGGTCCTGGGGGTGGGGGGCGGCACCGCCGAGCTGGGCCAGCTCTATGCCCTGCGCTCGGTCCTCTCCCGGATGACCAGCCCGGAGGCGGCCTGGCTCCTGGACCGGCTGCCGGAGTGGACGGAGGACTCCTTCCCCGGCATCCTGCTCAACGTCACCGCCGGCCGGGTGGCCAACCGTTTTGATCTCGGCGGTCCCAACTACACGGTGGATGCGGCCTGCGCCGCCTCCCTGGCCGCGGTCTACGCCGGGGTGCGGGAGCTGACCGCCGGGGCCTGCGATCTGGTGCTGGCCGGCGGCGGCGACACGGTGCAAAGCCCCTTCGCCTTCCTCTCCTTCAGCAAGACCCACGCCCTTTCCCCCACCGGCCGCTGCCGCACCTTCGACGAGGCGGCGGACGGCATCGCCATCTCCGAGGGGGTGGCGGTGCTGGTGCTCAAAAGGCTGGCCGATGCCGAGCGGGACGGGGACCGGATCTACGCGGTGATCAAGGCGGTGGCCGGCTCCAGCGACGGCCGGGACAAGGGGCTGACCGCGCCCCGTCCCGAGGGCCAGGCGCGCGCCCTGGTCCGGGCCTACCACCAGGCTGGCTTCGGCCCGGACACCGTCGGGCTCATCGAGGCCCATGGCACCGGCACCGTGGTGGGCGACCGGGCCGAGATCGAGACCCTGCGGCAGGTCTTCGCGGTGACCGCGGCCAAGCCCGCCTCCTGTGCCCTGGGCTCGGTGAAGTCCATGATCGGGCATACCAAGACCACCGCCGGCGTGGCGGGCATGATGAAGGTGGCCCTGGCCCTGTACCACCGGGTGCTGCCGCCCACCCTGCATGTGACAAGGCCCAACGCCAGCCTGGCCGGCAGCCCCTTCTACGTCAACAGCGCCACCCGGCCCTGGCTGGCCGCCGGCGTCACCCCCCGCCGGGCCGGGGTTTCCGCCTTCGGCTTCGGCGGCACCAACTTCCACGCCGTGCTCGAGGAGCACGATGCCGATCTTCCGGTCAGGCCGGCGGTGCGGGACCACTGGCCGGCGGAGCTCTTTGTCCTGGCCGGCGAGACCAGGCCGATGCTGGCCGAGCGGCTGGAGCGCCTGGCCGCGGCGCTGGCGAACGGTGCCGCTCCGGCCCTGGGGGATCTGGCCCTGGGGCTGTGGCGAGCCTGGGGCCAAGGCCCGGTGCGGCTGGCGGTGGTGGCGACCAGCCGGGAGGAGCTGGCGGCGCGGCTGGCCCAGGCCCGGGCCGCCCTGGCTGCCGGCAGCGAGGAGCTGGACGACCGCCGGGGCATCTACGGCCGCTTCACCCCGACAGCCGCCGGTCAGGTGGCCTTCCTCTTTCCCGGCCAGGGCTCCCAGTACCCGGACATGCTCCGGGATCTGGCGGTGCTCTTTCCGGAGGTGGCGGGGGCCTTCGAGGCTGCTGACCGCCTGCTGGCCGGCCGGCTGGAGACGCCGCTCTCCGCCCTGGTCTTCCCGCCGCCGGCCTTCGACGAAGGAGCGGCCAGGGAGGCACGCCGCCGCCTCACCCGCACCGATGTTGCCCAGCCCGCCATGGGAGCGGCGGATGTGGGCCTGTGCCGCCTGCTGGCCAGCCTGGGGGTGCGGCCGGCGATGACCGCTGGCCACTCTTACGGCGAATATGTGGCCCTCTGGGCGGCCGGGGTGCTGGACGAGGAGACCCTGTTTGCCCTGTCCTCCGCCCGGGGCCGGCTGATGCTGGCCGCGGCCGGCCAGGATCTGGGTACCATGGCGGCGGTGGAAGCGGACCGCCAGACCGTGGCGGCGGCCCTGGAAGGGGTGGCCGCGGTCTGGCCCTCCAACTGCAACTCCCCCCGCCAGACCCTGGTCGCCGGCAGCCAGGCCGGCGTGGCCGAGGCCACCGGGATCCTGGCCAGCCAAGGCCTCAAGGTCTCGCCGGTGCCGGTCTCCTGCCCCTTCCATTCGCCCCTCATGGCGCCGGTCCAGGCGGACTTTGCCCCGCTCCTGGCCACGGCCGCCTTCCGGCCGCCCCGGCTGCCGGTCTTCTCCAACACCCTGGCCGGCCCCTATCCGGAGGAGACTGCCGGCTACGCCCGCCTGCTGGCCGACCACATCGTGACCCCGGTGGCCTTTGTGGACGAGATCGAGGCCATGTACCAGGCCGGGGCGCGGATCTTTGTCGAGGTGGGCCCGAAGAGCGTGCTCGCCAACCTGACCCGCCAGATCCTGGCCGGCCGGCCGCATACGACCGTGGCCCTGGACAGCGCCGAGCACGCCGGTCTTGCTGGCCTGTTGCACGGCCTGGGCCAGCTCCTGGCCGCCGGCGTGCCGGTGCATCTCGACCGGCTCTTCGCCGGCCGCCAGCTGCTCCCCGTGGACCCGGAGGGCCTGTCCGGGCCGGCTGCCGCCAGGAGCTATCCGGCCGGCACCTGGCTGGTGGACGGCGGCCGCGCCTGGCCCGCCAGCGAGCCGGCGCCGGCCCGGCCGATCCTGGATCAACCGCCGGCGGAGGTCCTCGCTCGCTCGGAGGCGCCGTTGCCGGCCGGACCGCCGGCCATCCCCTTGCCGGCTGCGGCACCGCTGGCGGGAGCCGGCGCCCCCCAGCCCGGCCTCGATGCGGTGCTGGGCGAGTTCCAGCGCCTCATGCAGCAGTTTCTGGCCACCCAGCAGGAGGTGATGACCGCCTATCTGGGCGGCGCCAGCGCCACCCCGCTGCCAGCGATGCCGGCAGCGGAGATCCCGGCCAGGCCCGCGGCGCCGGCAGCGGCGCCACCAGCCCCGGCCAGGCCGCAGCCAGCGGCCACCCCGCCGCCGGTACCTTCGCCGCCGCCGGCCCCGGCCGCGGCGCCAGCACCAGCAGCCAAGGCGGCCGACCCGGCGGCGGTGCTTTTGCGCCTGGTGAGCGAGCGGACCGGCTATCCGGCCGAGATGCTGGGCCTCGATCTCGATCTGGAGGCAGATCTGGGCATCGACTCCATCAAGAGGGTGGAGATCCTGACCAGCCTGGAGACCGCCCTGGGCCTACCCGCGGCCGGCCTGGCCATGGAAGAGGTGGGGCGGATGCGCAGCCTGCGCCAGATCATCGGCCACCTGGCGCGGCTGCAGCCGGCAGCGCCAACGCCGGCGGCCGCTCCGGCGGGCCAGCCGGCCGGCCCGGCGGTGGAGGCCGTCCTTCTGGGGCTGGTGAGCGAGCGGACCGGCTATCCGGCCGGGATGCTGGGGCTCGATCTCGATCTGGAGGCGGACCTGGGCATTGATTCCATCAAACGGGTGGAGATCCTGGGCTCCCTTCTGACCCGGCTGGGCCCCGGCGGGGCGGGCGAGGGGCTGGAGGAGCTGGGGCGCTTGAAGACCCTGCGCCAGATCCGGGACCGGCTGACCCGGGCGGGCGGCTCACCGGCCGCCAGCCCGGCAGCTCCAAAGGCGACGGCTGGCCAGCCGGCGGCCGTGCCGCCGCCCCGGGCGGCCAGCGATGACCGGGCAGCGCCCCGGCAGCTGACGGAGCTGGTGCCGCTGCCAGCGGCTGGGCAGTGCCTGGTGCCGCCGGCCGGCGGGCTGTTCCTGATCGTCGAGGATGCGGCCGGCGTGGGCCGGGAGCTGGCGGACCGCATCCGGGAGCGGGGCGGCAAGGCGCTCCGGGTGGTCGCCGGCGAGACCTTGCGCCAGGACGATGTTCCCTGGCAGGCGGATCTGGCCAGTCCGGCCGGGGTGCAGGCCCTGCTGGCCGCGGTGCGGGCCGAGGCGGCGCCCCTCGCCGGTCTGGTCCATCTGGCCGGTCTGGCCCCGGTGCCGGATCTGGCCGGCATGGATGGCGCCGCCTGGCAGGCCTGGCTGGACGGCCCGGTGAAGGGCCTCTATCTCCTGGCCCAGGCGGCGGGCCCGGAGCTGGCGGCGGCCGCCGGCTGGCTTCTGGTGGCAACGGCCGGTGCCGGGCTCGATCCGGCGGCCGGCCAGGTGTCGCCGGCGGCGGCCGGCCTGGCGGGGTTTGTCCGCTGCCTGGCCGAGGAGTGGCCGCAGGTGCGCTGCCGGCTGGTGGATCTGGCGGTGGGCGCGGCGGCGGTGGCCGCGGAGCGGCTCTTGGCCGAGATGGCCGACACCGGCGCTCCCCTGGAGGTGGCCTACCGGGGGGGCAGCCGCCTGCGACCCCGCACCCGGCTGGCGCCCCTGGACCGCCGGGGACCGCCCCGGCTGGCCATCGACCGGGACTGGGTGATCCTCCTTACCGGCGGCAGCCGCGGCATCACCGCCGAGGTGGCGGCCGACCTGGGCGAGCGCTTCCAGCCCACCCTGATCCTGGCCGGCCGTACCCCACCGCCCGGTGCCGTGCCCATGGCCACGGCCGGCGTCGCCGAGCCGCGGCTGCTCAAGCAGGCCATCATCGCCGAGCTGACCCAGGCCCAGGGCCGGCCGCCGGCCCCGGCCCAGGTGGAAAGTGAGTACCGCCGCCTGGTCAAGGAGCGGGAGGTGCGCGCCACCATGGCCCGCCTGGTGGCCACCGGCGCCCGGGTGGAGTACCAGGCGGTGGATGTCTGCGACGAGACGGCGATGCAGGCGCTCCTGGCGGAGATTGTGGCCCGCTACGGCCGCCTGGACCTGGTCGTCCACGGCGCCGGCCTTATCGAGGACAAGCTGGTGGCGGACAAGACCCCGGAGTCCTTCGATCGGGTCTTCCGCACCAAGACCGCGTCGGCCTTCATCCTGGCCCGGCACCTGCGCCCCGACTCCCTGGCGGGCTTAGTCTTCTTCACCTCGGTGGCCGGTCGTTTCGGCAACCGGGGCCAGGCCGACTACGGCGCGGCCAACGAGGTGGTCAACGGCCTGGCGGTGCGGCTCAATGCCCTTTGGCCCGGCCGGGTGGTGGGCATGAGCTGGGGGCCCTGGCTGGGCACCGGCATGGTGACCCCGGAGGTGGAGCGCCAGTTCGAGCGCCGGGGCATCAAGGGGGTGCCCATGGACGTGGGCCGGCGGCTGGTCGCCGATGAGATCCTTTACGGGCCCAAAGAGGAGCCGGTGGTGGTCATCGGCGGCGGGCCGTGGCTGGAGAATGACCCCACCCAGCCGGGAGGCGGTCGCTGATGGCCCCGTTGGATATCGCCATCATCGGCCTCGCCTGCATCTACCCCCAGGCGCCGGATGCCGCCACCTTCTTCCGGAACATCCTGGAGAAGAAGGATTGCACCAGCGAGCCGCCGGCATGCTGGGGCGCTGAGCGGTTCTACGACCCCGCCGCCACCAGCTGCGACCGCATCTACACCAAGCGGGGCGGCTTCATCCAGGATTTCGCCTTCTTCGATCCCGGCCAGTTCGGCATCATGCCCCGGACGGTCCTGGGCAGCGATCCGGCGGACTTCCTCTGTCTGGCGGTGGCCCGGGCGGCCCTGGCTGATGCCGGCTACCTGACCCGGCCGTTTGCCCGGGAGACCTGCGGGGTCATCCTCGGCCGGGGCAATGTCCTCAACCCCGGCAATGTCAACGGCGTGCAGCACGGGCTGATCCTCGATCAGACGGTGGAGATCCTCCGCCAGCTGCGGCCGGATCTGGGGGCCGATGAGCTCGCCCGCCTGAAGAGGGCCCTGGAGCAAAGCCTGCCGCCCTTCACCTCGGACAATGCGGTGGGCGGCATCCCCAACCTGGTGGCCGGCCGCATCGCCAACCGCTTCGACCTGGGCGGCCCCAACTTCACGGTGGACGCCGCCTGCGCCTCCTCGCTGATCGCCCTGGACCTGGGCTGCCGGGAGCTGGCCGCCGGCCGCTGCGACATGCTTCTCGCCGGCGGCGTCCAGGCCAACACCCCGGCCGAGATGTACATGGCCTTCTGCCAGCTGGGCGCGCTCTCCCGCCGGGGCCGGCTGCGGGCCTTCGACCGCCAGGCGGACGGCACCCTCATGTCCGAGGGCGTGGCGATGATGGTCCTGAAGCGCCGCCCGGATGCCGAGCGGGACGGCGACCGGATCTACGCCCTGGTGCGGGGGGTGGGCACCGCCAGCGACGGCCGGGCGACCAGCATCTTCGCCCCCCGGCTGGAGGGCGAGCTGCTGGCCCTGACCCGGGCCTACCGGGACGCCCAGCTGGCGCCGGCCTCCGTTGGCCTGGTGGAGGCCCACGGCACCGGCACCCCTTTGGGCGACCGCACCGAGATCGAGGCCCTGACCCGTCTCTTCGGACCGCGGGCCGGGGAGCTGCCGGTCTGCGGCGTCGGCTCGGTGAAGTCCAACATCGGCCACGCCCTGCCGGCGGCCGGCATGGCCGGCCTCATCAAGGCGGTCTCCGCCCTCCATCACAAGATCCTGCCCCCCACCCTGGCCGACGAGGTCAACCCCGAGCTGGGCATCGACCAGACGCCCTTCTTTGTCAATGCCGAGGCCCGGCCGTGGATCCACGGCAGCGACCAGCCCCGGCGGGCCGGGGTATCGGCCTTCGGCTTCGGCGGCATCAACGCCCATGCCGTGCTGGAGGAGTACCAGCCGTCCGGGGAGCCGGCTGTCGATCCCCGGCCGGACTGGGGCTGGGAGACAGTGGTGCTGGCCGCTGCCGACCGGCCGGGCCTCCTGGCCG includes these proteins:
- a CDS encoding SDR family NAD(P)-dependent oxidoreductase, which translates into the protein MLHDRDLVVIAEVCDEAAALAAQAAGADGLLAKGNEAGGLVGEETAFILLQRLLDRVSLPVWVQGGIGLHTAAASYVAGAAGVVLDSQLLACREAGLPEAVTAFLERMDGGETVCLGGGGLAQLRCLARPAKGAWERLRLFGLELADEPGPGAAERWRQAAGQALGWGALEEAVWPLGQDAALAVPYARRFRTVAGVLAALRRAVDEQVTLAAEQKALAQGAPLARSLGTAYPIVQGPMAQVSDRPAFALAVAEGGGLPCLALSWLRGPEIRSLVTETRTLLGERPWGVGVIGFARPELREEQFAALTELAPPLAVLAGGRPEQVEALTAAGIRVFTHVPSAGLLRMFLDRGATGFIFEGRECGGHVGPRSSFLLWEQAVSLLLAAVPATEASRYEILFAGGIHDARSSAMVAAIAAPLVARGMAIGVLMGTGYLFTAEAVATGAILPGFQEEAIRCQDTVLLETSPGHASRCVPTPFAAAFTAERRRLLRQGLPAAEAGARLEGLTRGRLRMAAKGLAADPKAPQVPERALDRTAQEAEGLYLIGQLAALHDRPASIAGLHQAVAASADLLAACPPPALAAGQEPRRPASCDVAIIGMAGFFPGASDLAGFWENILDRHDAVTEVPASRWDWRHYFDPDPKARDKVVSRWGGFLDPVPFNPLAYGMPPATIPFVEPLHLITLEAVRAALTDAGYEDRDFPRERTAVVLGVGGGTAELGQLYALRSVLSRMTSPEAAWLLDRLPEWTEDSFPGILLNVTAGRVANRFDLGGPNYTVDAACAASLAAVYAGVRELTAGACDLVLAGGGDTVQSPFAFLSFSKTHALSPTGRCRTFDEAADGIAISEGVAVLVLKRLADAERDGDRIYAVIKAVAGSSDGRDKGLTAPRPEGQARALVRAYHQAGFGPDTVGLIEAHGTGTVVGDRAEIETLRQVFAVTAAKPASCALGSVKSMIGHTKTTAGVAGMMKVALALYHRVLPPTLHVTRPNASLAGSPFYVNSATRPWLAAGVTPRRAGVSAFGFGGTNFHAVLEEHDADLPVRPAVRDHWPAELFVLAGETRPMLAERLERLAAALANGAAPALGDLALGLWRAWGQGPVRLAVVATSREELAARLAQARAALAAGSEELDDRRGIYGRFTPTAAGQVAFLFPGQGSQYPDMLRDLAVLFPEVAGAFEAADRLLAGRLETPLSALVFPPPAFDEGAAREARRRLTRTDVAQPAMGAADVGLCRLLASLGVRPAMTAGHSYGEYVALWAAGVLDEETLFALSSARGRLMLAAAGQDLGTMAAVEADRQTVAAALEGVAAVWPSNCNSPRQTLVAGSQAGVAEATGILASQGLKVSPVPVSCPFHSPLMAPVQADFAPLLATAAFRPPRLPVFSNTLAGPYPEETAGYARLLADHIVTPVAFVDEIEAMYQAGARIFVEVGPKSVLANLTRQILAGRPHTTVALDSAEHAGLAGLLHGLGQLLAAGVPVHLDRLFAGRQLLPVDPEGLSGPAAARSYPAGTWLVDGGRAWPASEPAPARPILDQPPAEVLARSEAPLPAGPPAIPLPAAAPLAGAGAPQPGLDAVLGEFQRLMQQFLATQQEVMTAYLGGASATPLPAMPAAEIPARPAAPAAAPPAPARPQPAATPPPVPSPPPAPAAAPAPAAKAADPAAVLLRLVSERTGYPAEMLGLDLDLEADLGIDSIKRVEILTSLETALGLPAAGLAMEEVGRMRSLRQIIGHLARLQPAAPTPAAAPAGQPAGPAVEAVLLGLVSERTGYPAGMLGLDLDLEADLGIDSIKRVEILGSLLTRLGPGGAGEGLEELGRLKTLRQIRDRLTRAGGSPAASPAAPKATAGQPAAVPPPRAASDDRAAPRQLTELVPLPAAGQCLVPPAGGLFLIVEDAAGVGRELADRIRERGGKALRVVAGETLRQDDVPWQADLASPAGVQALLAAVRAEAAPLAGLVHLAGLAPVPDLAGMDGAAWQAWLDGPVKGLYLLAQAAGPELAAAAGWLLVATAGAGLDPAAGQVSPAAAGLAGFVRCLAEEWPQVRCRLVDLAVGAAAVAAERLLAEMADTGAPLEVAYRGGSRLRPRTRLAPLDRRGPPRLAIDRDWVILLTGGSRGITAEVAADLGERFQPTLILAGRTPPPGAVPMATAGVAEPRLLKQAIIAELTQAQGRPPAPAQVESEYRRLVKEREVRATMARLVATGARVEYQAVDVCDETAMQALLAEIVARYGRLDLVVHGAGLIEDKLVADKTPESFDRVFRTKTASAFILARHLRPDSLAGLVFFTSVAGRFGNRGQADYGAANEVVNGLAVRLNALWPGRVVGMSWGPWLGTGMVTPEVERQFERRGIKGVPMDVGRRLVADEILYGPKEEPVVVIGGGPWLENDPTQPGGGR